From Solanum stenotomum isolate F172 chromosome 2, ASM1918654v1, whole genome shotgun sequence:
ACTGCTAACCTTAATAAGCATTTTTAACCGAatgagaagaagatgaaaagttATATTGCTATGGCAATAAAGACTTGAATTGACAAGTGCAAACACTATGCAAGACCACAATGACAAGCTGATCTTAACGTACTAGCATGGAAAAATAACTAAGAACCCTTCCGCATTAACAGCTTAAGCATCAGAAATTATGTTGCACGAAAGACAATTGTTTTTCTTAACAAAACAAGATGCATCACTCTTTTAAAAGTTCTCATATGTGAATCAATACGATTTGTGTAGTATTAAATTACCGAAATAAGACCTCCACCACCAGGAAAACTCTCAGTCAGTGGGATCTCTTCACTTGACGGAAGTAGACCTTGCTTCTCAACCCACTGCCGAGCCATATCAACAAGATTGCCACTGCTTCCTCTAACACCCTCGTTTGTAGCGATATCTGCTTTGTTGCCAATGACAATGTAAGGAACAGGGAGACCACCAGGACCTCCTGAAGCTAGAGGAGCTGAGAATGTCCCTGCTGTTGCTATCTCTACAGCCCACTTCTGCAAGCTTGTCTTTGTCCTTCTTTGAGATAGATCATATACAAAGATAACACCTAAGGTGGAAATTGAAAATCGTCCATATTAGTTTTCATCCGAACATCATCAGGATGAATACAAAGTAATCTCTTCCCACCATCTTAGAGAAGAAAGATGGAGTATATAAAAGTAACACCTCGAGtggaaataaaaatgatttcacCAGACTACCAACAGAACATTACATCACAGAAAGAGATTCGTCCATTAACCTTTCCCAAATGAAGGGAAAATGTAAGCAACAAAAACTTTGATAACTAACATGTAAAAACATCTCTGGTTTCTGTTTAAATAAACTCACATAATCATTTCTCTAAAACATTTTCGTGCTTTAACCATTTTCTGACATTAATGATCAGGTATCAGCTACAGGTCATTAGGTCATTCAGAATAGATATTGTAACTTGTACATGTTtgcataagaaaataattttatgcaTACAAAACAGTTTAAGAGATGAAGCAAGTTGCTTACCATTAATTTGTGAGTAGAACAGAGATCGGCAATCTTTGTAACGATCATGTCCTGATATATCCCAGAGTTCAATAAAAAAATCTCTCTCAGCATCACCTTTTATGCTAGTTGAGGAGCTACCAGAATTTCCATAAGTAGTGTGCTTTACAGAAGAAACAGGAAAAGATTAGTTTCAATATGACATGCATTCTCAGGACATTTTCATAGTATAGGAAGAACAAAATCCTGCGGATCATACTTTTACTCCGACTGTACAGCCAATTGTTTGAGGAGGACGAACGATGGAAGAACCATTGAGAATCAGATGAACAAGAGAAGTCTTCCCCACACCTACCAGAAAATATGAAGCAGAAAAATGGTGAAACTAGGAGTTGAAAACAAGGAATCGCTGTGTAGAAATAAAAAGGGAGAAGCTAATATCCTGAACTACTTACAAAGTCTGAATTCACAGGGGAAAAAGCTAACACCAAACAGGAAAGACTTGAACACTGAATAAGAAGACTACATCAGGATGAACTTAGATTATACAAATTGAAGACGAAAATCTAGTGTACCCAACAAAACATTCCACCAGTGCTTCATCTAATGTACCCAGGACTGGACTTTTCATGAAGGCTAAAAACCAAGCACGACTGTGAAAGCAAAAAAGGACATGAAAAAAGTATGAAGCAGTAAATGGAACACCTATTTTCACTATACTCCCAACTACATAAATTTCCATCCccacaaataaattttaagtggTGATCCTCAAAGCTATTTGTTTTGTTGCTGTTGctttgttttttgaaaaaatcaaatgGCGGTCCTCAAAGACTATTAAAGGATCCAAAGAAGCTATAAGTTGTAATTCTTCCTTCACACAAATAAGGACAAATATCGGAGCTATGGAGTCATTGTTAGAAGTGGAATCTCAATTACTGGCAGCTTATCTAGCTTCCAAGTCCATCCGTGCATCATCTGTTACATAAATAATTGTCAAACTCCAAAAGGAgcttcaaattattatttttaattgaaacCCCCAAAAGGGCTTCAATTAGTCTAATTGTCTAAGTTAACAGACGACAAGAAGTCAACTAAACAATACCTGACATATACTTTTCTGCATTTAAATTGCAGATAACTATATGTCAAAGTAATGTTTAATTGACATTTCAGCTTCGTATCATTTGTTTTTAAATACTTAGACAGTTGGACTAATTGaagccctttttttttttttgggggggggggggggggggacttTCAGATGACTGATCTGTCAATTTTGTTCAAGATTTGTAGGATGCCATTGACTGATAATCCATTTCTGGGAAGTGTTACCTAAGCAGAAGAGACAGAGAAGGGGGAGAGGCAGGGGGAAAAGGACAATATCTTGAGTCCACAAAGTGTAGTACTCAGGTTAACAGACTAAAAAATGGATCATTTACATGAATCCGTGCAACTAGCCCTCACTCAATAATGGCAAAGAAGTAAAAAAGTGAAAAAGCTCGTCAGACTCGTGGAAGACTGCTGTGATATCATGCAGTATTCCACACTACATGTCAAGGACAATGATGCTAGTCCAGCTTATTTTAAGTGGAAAAATCAAAGCTCGGAACGggaaaagtaaatataaatatatacggATCGTTGCAATATCCTTATCAAGTAGTATTTGGACTTTGAAACATTCCTAGATGTTCCGAAGTTAGAGGAATATCTCAGGGAGAACTTAAGAGAATTCAGGTAAATCCACTATTGCCTGGTATAATGGAGCTGCATATGGAGTGAAAGGCCAGAGAACACAGAATAGGGGCATATTTTACTCTTGGAAAATTCAGGCATATCCACCGTTGCCTAGTGCACAGGTTATTCACCCTATGTATAAATGGAGCTGTAGATGGGGCTATAGAACACCGAATAGGGGCATATTTTACTTTCAGAACTTCTGATAAGTTAACAAAGTCACTACCACAGGAGCTTAATGCACTAGATGTACTAACTACTGATTTTAGCATCAAAAACACTGCATTGACAACTAACAAAACTTTCAGTTTAAAATGCTTCGTCACATTTTCAACCTAAGGATGTTTAAGGGAAGAAATTCAGCAAACAATATCAATTGAGTGTACTATATGAAGGGCATTCAGAAGATCATATCCAAAACATTCAGTTCATTGCAACCAAAGAAAAAAGGATGACATCCAAATCATATTGATATAGTTTGGATTGAGCCACTGAACTCAGAAGATGATTTATCAAGAGCAAATGAGGCTAATGTATGGTTGTACATACTTGTAAGAATGAATACATGTGCCAATATCTGTTGTCATCATAATATTGAAagaaattactattttatttctttcttgatAAATATAGCAATGCAAAAATACTCTTAATAATCAGCTTTCCCCATGCATTTACACCATTACCAAATAACCTTTAAGATAGTGTTCAGTAGCCCCTAACATATTAGCAATCATCTCACCACAGCTATGAACCAGAATGTAACACAGTAGTAAGACCTTGCACACAATAATGACTTGGATCAATCATTACTATGTTTTTCAAACAAATGTAACAGTACGTAGTACCCATTATCTTTCAAATTTAGTAGGTTAAAAAAAATCTTGCAGTTATAAACAGTTTAATGTCTCATTACCAATTCTTATATAACAATAGAAAACAACAACTCTTAGTGTCTAAATAAATACTGCATCATCTTGTATTGACCTAAAATTTTCAATTGTGAGAAGTCCAAAACAGCCTAAGTCTTTGTTTTAATGGATAAAGGTGGGTCTGGGCCAGTTGTGCACACCTCAAGGCTCAAGTATTCCACCGAGCACTCACTACATATGATCACTTTCACATGCATCGAGTAACTCCGCACACTAAGGCCTAAACAGATGAGAAGAAATAACCAAGTGTTCTGCCTCTATAAGGATTTGGAACCCTGATTTCCCATAACATCCACCCACTTCATTGATAGCTAGGACACATCCTCCGTCCTCGAGTCCAGACTAAAACCAACTATGTCGATAGATCAGAGACCTTATACTATTAGCATCTATTGGTTATCTCCAGTCTTCAATCATTTCTGAACCTATGCAACTATATCTTACCATCAAACACCAAGCTACAAACTAGAAATCAAGTTCAACAAGATACATAACAAGGAAGATACATAAGAAAAATAGAATCAAAAGATGGAAACTAAAAACATTTGCATTGTAGCTCAATACCTGAATCTCCAACAACAAGCACCCTAACTTGTCCACAAGGTGGACCACCATTCTGTTCTTTAGTCTCCCTTTCCCTTTCCCTCCAAAACATCATCTCCTCaaaaaccccaaatcaaaaccaacagAAAAGATccaaatttttttacaaaaataaaattttcaaaccaacccaaatcAGCTAATCAACTCAAGTTACCATAAAACACACTGAATCTCCACAACAAACAACATTTCTTCAAAACCCATCACATTACAAACATACCCATGAAGCACTTCAATATGAACAACCCATGTTTTTTCAAATACCCATAAGATTCAAAACCATACACTGGATTAACCCAAAACCCAATACAGTAGATCTATCAACAAATCTTGAAATGAGTGATTTCAACTAGTTATATTTTGCATCAAAAAACGAATTGGGTGTTCTGGGTTCCACTGATTTCTTGGTTTTACAGCAGTATAGTATGATTGAagtatatattttgtaaattttgtgGGAAGATTTGTGTAGAGATCGAGCAAGATTGTTCATCAAGAGCTACGAAAAGACAGTTTAGACGGTTGATTCACCGACCAGAATTTTGGAAGCCCAAAAGGCTGGTTGTAGCCCAATTACATTAGGCCTCATCCATGTACTCTTTTTAAGCAATATTTGGGTTATATTATTTGTGGGGAAAATTATGCAGAACAACAAACATTTAGCCTATATTAGCCAtagtttaaaaaattgtaatttacgGCTATAGTTTCTTTAATTCTTGTTATTTGtctaatttgtataaattcaaaatttgtataattcgattTCTAATcgtataaattcagaattttgtatatgttttaCCCTACCTATTTGTAtacaatttatgaaaaaatcataataaattacccaTTTTTTATATTGGCAAGAGAAATATAAAAATGGAGTTTTGAAAATTCATAAATGTATAGATAcagaatttgtatacaattacTATATTTGCATATTCGTaaacgaaatatacaaacgggcAGAAAAATACAAATTGCATCCTCCATAGCAAataaaactatagctatggagcgaaattatacaaattgtaGTCATAGAGCCTTATAATATCTATTATGCttgttatttctaaaaaaaatcttatttgtGCAAACTTTCAAGactgtttggttgggaacaagttatttcGAGATTAATTATCTTGTGATGAgttattttatcatatatattggataacttatctcatcactaAGATATAAATAGTGGAATAAATAATCTCAGGAGTGCCTAATACCTCCAACCAaacactaaataaaataattttacattttatctCTGAAATTACTATAACTTATACCTCACACCAAATGACTCCTGATATGGATCAAAAGCTTGTCGAAGCTAAACTTATGAGATATGCATCAAAAATTTGGCTTACTAAGGTCAAACTTTAAATGTGTATGTCTAAAGTTTGAAGTATCAATGAATCTAAATTTTGAGAGTAATTTTTCTGAAGTTTAAACTGTTAGTTCCATTCTAATCCGTGTTTATAAAAGAGAAATTCAACAAGTCACACTtgatttgaacttaattttcatattcaaaattcaagatTTGTTTTGTCAAATTTCGAGATAATTACATTTTGGATAGCTCTAAAACATAATGAGTAGTTGATAAAcgtatatattttgtatattaagtataaatatacatataatatacctaattattttattagattttgtATATTCTGACTAGTGCCTGCAATCAATTTTGGATGAGGggccaaaaataaagaaaaaaacattttaagatagtgttttaatttaaaaaggaAGAGCAATTTTATCTGAAGTTACTTATACTAACTGCCAATTAAATACTTTGAAAGAACTCcttataaattaaatgaaaaattttaattttaattttaattttaattttaatttcaatttcaatttcaatttcgatttcattaattttaattttaattttaattttaatttcaatttcaatttcaatttcaatttcgaTTTCGatttcattaattttaattttaattttaattttaattttaattttaatttttccttgCAGAAATTTATCCTTTATCTAGTTCCCTACCAAACTTGAGCAAAACCAAGTTGTGCCCAATACAAAAACATTTGGATCTATCTAATAATAAAACAATCTTTTGGATGAATAAATGGACAATTTCTTAAATTTgttagtgaattttttttaaatactcgAGTTATATTTTGTCCGGATTAAGTATTTAAAcacatgataaaatatttttgttaaacatttttcaattcaaattttatggaatttcttttttttctggCTGCTCTCAAAAGTCGTCCATACATAAGTTAACCACTCAAAATATGTCACACTCTTTAATTATACACATTAACCTCAATAATCGGTAAAACTTCATGCATATTACAACTAATATATAGATGTGTAAATCAAAGAAAGAGACATATTTTATGTGATTAACTTATCTATATATCGAGCACTTGAAAACACGTgcacacatttttttaaaacataagccAAAAATGTTTAATAGAAACACTTTATCATATGATCAGAATGCTCTATTAGAACCTAccattatacaaatatataactGAAATTTACCGACACGTTTAAGAGGTTCTAAAGGCAAAGATTGTGAAGGGCAATGTTGTTGGGAGGGAATTGTGTGTGGTGAAGCACATAAGGACTCTCATGGTTGTGAATCCCTTCATAAGTAGTAATGACATAGCTTGAATCTTCATTGTCCCTTTCTACTCTTTTCTTCACATTGCATCCTCCACTTGAACATTTGTAGTAATTCCTGTTCATAAATATTtctctattaattattttttataataatcaactcaacttttaatataaatatttgacaaaagGTACAACAATAATTACCTAAAGGATGATAAAAAGGTGTGATGGAATTCCATACTATTGCATGAGAACTCTCACTGACAATCAGTATCGCTAAACTATAAGTTCTTGACGATATTATCAAATTTTATActttaaaatcaaattgaataaTTTCAACGACCGAATTAGAAACTAAAAGTGAAATACCCTCAACTAATGAAGGAAGAGTTAAAATAGAGTATGTGCCACTTCTTGTTCATCACATATTTTTGCGCTTTTAATTTGCAACTTTAACTAA
This genomic window contains:
- the LOC125856354 gene encoding small GTPase LIP1 translates to MMFWRERERETKEQNGGPPCGQVRVLVVGDSGVGKTSLVHLILNGSSIVRPPQTIGCTVGVKHTTYGNSGSSSTSIKGDAERDFFIELWDISGHDRYKDCRSLFYSQINGVIFVYDLSQRRTKTSLQKWAVEIATAGTFSAPLASGGPGGLPVPYIVIGNKADIATNEGVRGSSGNLVDMARQWVEKQGLLPSSEEIPLTESFPGGGGLISAAKGARYDKEAVMKFFRMLIRRRYFSDDLPGNHWSSPVQKPLHGSSEISNDDDHLYKSKSSSYIGDSYKYNTLPPLPAQRNLTPPPTLYPQQPMSTPDNYSIPRFASTQDMSSARYKRSDINV